The following coding sequences lie in one Paenibacillus durus ATCC 35681 genomic window:
- a CDS encoding MFS transporter — translation MEQQSGKLHELFGGGKGIIYSIALLVGTSMGVITPLSTTHMTANHVDEIWIGVISSSYFFFMALGSVFVDRTMRGSNVKKVITTGLLLTAVCGALFPLFTLNGVWLGLMSLMGIGISCNMVGMQTALHNLSDTKSLGMVNGIYSLCYALGLIVSAALAPQVYSYTVWLPFAFSSLCLILAAGIIHFKLHGVLVIPGRAREKVVSKIKPALFGAFVYGFSETIVVALYPLYLIREHVAVSETGYALSIFVVGSIIGLLPLTYLADRMGRRKCLALCVLLSTMTVIGIVSVSDLSLKMLFSFAAGLMIGPMYPLSMALAVQDLPQSERSSGNAWFTTFYGFGSAAGPFFSSVVMDIWGHRHIFTASLLLFGLFLTHMFVTRKGSKVRLAKEEML, via the coding sequence ATGGAGCAACAATCGGGCAAACTTCATGAGCTCTTTGGCGGCGGCAAAGGGATCATTTACAGCATTGCCCTGCTGGTGGGGACTTCTATGGGTGTCATTACCCCGCTGTCTACCACCCATATGACCGCTAACCATGTTGATGAAATTTGGATTGGCGTCATTTCTTCCTCCTACTTTTTCTTTATGGCGCTTGGTTCGGTGTTTGTGGACAGAACGATGAGAGGAAGCAATGTGAAAAAGGTCATTACGACAGGTTTGCTGCTCACCGCCGTGTGCGGAGCCCTGTTCCCGCTGTTCACCCTGAATGGGGTCTGGCTGGGGCTGATGTCTTTAATGGGGATTGGCATTAGCTGCAATATGGTAGGGATGCAGACGGCGCTGCACAATCTTTCGGATACGAAGAGCCTGGGGATGGTCAACGGCATTTATAGCTTATGCTATGCCCTGGGACTAATTGTCAGTGCGGCGCTTGCGCCGCAGGTGTATAGCTATACAGTATGGCTGCCGTTCGCTTTCAGCAGTCTATGCCTGATACTTGCCGCGGGAATCATTCATTTTAAGCTACACGGCGTATTGGTCATTCCCGGGCGCGCCAGGGAAAAGGTCGTTTCCAAAATCAAACCGGCGCTCTTCGGCGCCTTTGTTTACGGGTTCAGTGAAACGATTGTCGTTGCTTTGTATCCCCTCTATTTAATAAGAGAGCATGTCGCGGTTTCCGAGACAGGATATGCCTTAAGTATCTTTGTGGTCGGCAGCATTATCGGCCTGCTTCCATTAACCTATCTGGCCGACCGGATGGGACGGAGGAAGTGCCTGGCTTTATGTGTACTCCTTTCCACTATGACTGTGATAGGCATAGTTTCCGTGTCGGATTTATCTCTTAAAATGCTATTTTCCTTCGCCGCCGGGTTGATGATCGGGCCGATGTATCCTCTCTCGATGGCACTTGCGGTTCAAGATTTGCCGCAAAGCGAGAGGTCCTCGGGAAATGCGTGGTTTACCACTTTCTACGGCTTTGGTTCGGCGGCGGGGCCATTCTTCTCCTCTGTCGTCATGGACATTTGGGGGCATCGGCATATTTTTACGGCAAGTCTGTTGCTGTTTGGCTTATTTCTGACCCATATGTTTGTGACAAGAAAAGGTTCAAAAGTACGATTAGCCAAGGAGGAAATGTTGTGA
- a CDS encoding type I polyketide synthase: protein MNRVKRKGKEKLSILKGKNATGKFAKLGNLANALIQVTGNPERGITFLQNDNSEFFLSYQALLDGATRRLGGLQEQGFKPGQYALILLEDSKEFILTFWACILGGIIPVPASYPASSKVINTSLSKLLAIWEVLERPRILSDRSLLEAREEMETTLGISGLQILESSSLDQAQQDGILMLADAHSPAFIQFSSGSTNIPKGTILTHDNLLINIEAIISSSQMSDKDRSLGWMPYHHDMGLIGFHLSTLVCGINQFNMTPMKFVKRPTLWLDMIDKHRITFTGCPNFGLRLVSSRVKEEQLGSWDLSSLRLLYNGAEPISVKTMWSFMDKFTKSGFNKNAMYPVYGMAEACLAVSFPVPGEEPLVHTLNRELLAGESRAEAIDEDDKRATLMADEGYPVVGMEIRVVEDETGVVVPEGTVGEIQIRGRNVTSGYINNPEATANSFQDGWLKTGDNGFILNGRLTVSGRIKDIVFVNGQNFFAHDIEAVIEELDGIEPGKIAVCGWHDEEEGKEKVGLFSTQRLQEKDVKPVYSKILRHINETIGIPVDYVSFIRSIPKTTSGKVQRFNLVGSFKKGEFQDKTYPASYFTAEAKPLEPERKPVSEAVSGAFAENIRKIWASVLNRPVEAIPYDEPFLSLGGTSLKAMQVLGALEDELSMELTHDLLIKCRTVREMDKYLADWVNLKGSPSEGRKEQSASNGGKSGGGDIAVIAMACRFPGASSPEEFWHNLVQGEQSIGEVPGSHWNIDDYYSPYPEFGKTYCRTGGFLDNPYGFDAGLFGISEEEVAVMDPQQRMVLEMTYELIERAGYSRQQMSGKKVGLFVGAGGNSYFEYHLSTLNRMKLQSFDSFTVLSSEQQEQIMEEWRRKLGITGDHSNLLVDNIINMIPARTSQEFNFKGPSMAVDTACSSSLVTLHLAADSIRRGECESAIAGGISLLLTPTSYQYFSNAGALSTSGRSSVFDADADGFVPGEGGGLVMLKPLEQAQRDGDSILAVLRASEINNDGHSIGVMAPNPDGQRELIESLYVRNGLNPADIQYVEAHGTGTKIGDPSEVRALDKAFKRWGLAAQSIAIGSVKSNIGHLLSAAGIASFIKIVMALRNKTMPPQVNVVQPNPMLKFEQTPFYLLPEASEWKVADGAARRAAINSFGFGGTNSHMVVEEAPQGHTVSREAYPERPQHVIGLSAHTHSALEQKKADLAAFLEQSGEYSLAEICYTENVTRTALQHRFHAVADSAEDLIGKLKITSPEQAPALISPKIALMFTGQGSQYAGMGRALYDQLPVFRQIVDECSEAFYPYLQLKLTDLLYGAEADNQVLAQTNITQPAVFTMDYAFGRLLLDLGIRPAYLLGHSIGEWAAACLAGVVSLADAARLVAARGKLMSELPAAGAMAAVFTSASKLDALLQSFEGSLWVAGYNVTHQVVSGTAEAVEAFMSALQTQGIGAKRLNVSQAFHTPLMEPMLEAFKKELEATVFHAPQIPVISNVSAEVIQEPPTAQYWMQHILDAVKFEQSITYAIDQEVTVLVECGPDAILAGMAGGLQHASKPQVLHTLSRKKENWETWLGTLGQLFSLGAKINWTAMEPDHVYRKVELPVYPFEHKTFKPDFGAGSEASYAVSGSGLFHEWQWKPAALESNTKINEGAVLVWNGNLEIGGELERLMDAERNPVYYVASGDKFHFDGKRSFTLRSGNAEDYADLLEQLPSKLSVVIHLSNYLQDELQTENLLNDNSINENFYSLLHFGQGIVRHGLSQVHLVVVTNKAYNLLADAGGGNPNQAAVATLCQVIDLENDGIQVSVIDMNKEEYSSDRDFVKALTTAMKQKADEESIAAIRGGVRYVRTLEKMPAPAVGKGIELHDGETYLITGGTGLVGGQIALALARQARINVVLTGRRQLPPDHRLLPKLEELGAQVMYAAVDVTDQAQMEELLRKIHASYGALHGVVHAAGQLEYTPHKLLSRSVSDIDSVLAPKWKGTIITDLVTRKEPLRFFATLSSVSATRKAWASGLGDYAAANAFLNGYSSYRTKEQAPGRSLSVNFSLWSDTGAGTEFGDILELTLRSQGLKPLVHSKAADAFLRALGTARPDVIHILDRIKSEEKKERSTVLNAERQPAASDSSSHSLVYRSAKEIREMVYRTIAEQLQIPVSHLETGRNFMELGLDSLGAVQVVSKLGSLFNTELYPTLIFEYQTPEELSAHIEEVLTAGPVKITAHEEITAHEENKKSEDSRKDEKLQDIAIIGIGLRIPGAGNPEEYWELLHNGRSAIRPVDPGRWSKDEHVNTDSSMLHTTYTSRGGFIDAPYDFDPLFFGMSPKEAEATDPQQRIFLQIAWEALQQAGYGGKYRTRKIGVFAGCEQNTYMEHFANYRSYMLIKDRLVNSPAFNRMHPEERREILAGISGVLEPARLVADTVAGNGLNEVAARVSHCLNLTGPSLIVNSACSSSLVAIHMACESLRTGESEMAIAGGVNLNLSPTPFVSLSRVTALSPTGDCYPFDQRANGMVLGEGAGAVLLKPLEAALRDGDYIHAVIKGSAINNDGRSQGITAPRPQGQAEVIREAFRRTGIHPETISYVETHGTATPLGDPIEIEGMTQAFGTFTDKRQFCGIGSVKSSVGHMLSAAGVTSLIKVVLAMKHQTLPHTLNYEQPNPNIDFAHSPFYVVDKYPRPWKAEGNTPLRASVNAFGFGGTNAHVILEQAPQTSDVLPTSADNGPHLLMLTGRNEQGIRAVAGNLRAHLEKHAEVSLASVCCTMNLSQKEMSIKAAAVIKSREHLTSVLSAVENGESFAEISRGRSNPSRTAAVHLMLDGRAAVSGSELEVLSSRFPAFGSAYVTAKQEIKDAGAELESFAVQYATGKLLHELGIRPVGIFAEGSGILAALVLTGQIPLRQAALFIQDGSGQSMETTDDAQEFLKCPVVTPSGVIDRHHTLELWPFIKNAARNKLAEQDFTDALGVGETLLYCGSHFVNLPISHRDNLQTVNLALDLDAAENLLQSLAKLYVLGVPFDPSGLFDPHEKKVLLPTYPFANETYKVSYEQETEILETVVNPYKEAVQKPGLKKIEV from the coding sequence GTGAACAGAGTCAAAAGGAAGGGTAAAGAGAAGCTTTCTATTCTCAAAGGAAAAAACGCAACCGGCAAGTTCGCCAAGCTCGGAAATCTGGCAAATGCCCTCATTCAAGTGACGGGCAACCCGGAGAGAGGCATCACTTTTCTTCAAAATGATAACTCGGAGTTCTTCCTTTCGTATCAGGCGCTCTTGGACGGAGCAACCCGCCGCCTTGGGGGGCTGCAGGAACAAGGGTTTAAGCCGGGCCAGTATGCGCTCATCTTATTAGAAGACAGTAAAGAGTTCATTCTGACTTTCTGGGCTTGTATTCTTGGCGGCATCATTCCTGTTCCGGCATCCTACCCGGCATCCTCCAAGGTAATCAATACCTCGCTTAGCAAGCTGCTGGCGATATGGGAGGTTCTGGAGCGTCCCCGGATTCTGTCCGACCGCAGTCTTCTTGAGGCGCGTGAAGAAATGGAGACCACCCTCGGGATCAGCGGATTGCAGATTCTCGAGTCCTCAAGCCTGGATCAGGCGCAGCAGGACGGAATTCTTATGCTGGCTGACGCCCATTCTCCCGCGTTTATCCAGTTTAGCTCCGGCAGCACGAATATACCTAAGGGAACGATCCTGACCCATGACAACCTGTTAATTAACATTGAGGCCATTATATCCAGCAGCCAGATGTCGGATAAGGACCGTTCCCTCGGCTGGATGCCATACCACCACGATATGGGGCTGATCGGCTTTCACCTCTCCACCTTGGTCTGCGGCATCAATCAATTCAATATGACGCCAATGAAATTCGTCAAGCGGCCGACCCTGTGGCTCGATATGATCGACAAGCACCGGATCACCTTCACCGGCTGCCCCAATTTCGGACTTCGTCTCGTTTCCAGCAGGGTGAAGGAGGAGCAGCTGGGCTCCTGGGATTTAAGCTCGCTAAGATTGCTCTATAACGGCGCTGAACCCATTTCCGTCAAAACGATGTGGAGTTTTATGGATAAATTCACAAAAAGCGGATTCAATAAAAATGCGATGTATCCGGTCTACGGAATGGCCGAGGCCTGCCTGGCCGTAAGCTTTCCTGTCCCAGGAGAAGAGCCTTTGGTTCACACGCTGAACCGCGAATTGCTGGCGGGTGAATCGCGCGCCGAGGCTATTGATGAGGACGACAAGCGGGCAACTTTAATGGCCGATGAGGGCTATCCTGTGGTTGGCATGGAAATCCGGGTTGTTGAGGATGAAACGGGGGTTGTCGTTCCGGAGGGAACAGTGGGTGAAATTCAGATTCGCGGCCGGAATGTCACTTCCGGTTACATCAACAACCCTGAGGCGACCGCCAATTCCTTTCAAGACGGCTGGTTAAAGACCGGCGATAACGGCTTTATTTTGAACGGGCGTTTAACGGTCAGCGGACGGATCAAGGACATTGTCTTCGTCAATGGACAGAACTTTTTTGCCCATGATATTGAAGCGGTCATCGAAGAGCTGGATGGGATTGAACCCGGGAAAATTGCCGTTTGCGGTTGGCATGATGAGGAAGAGGGAAAAGAAAAGGTAGGGCTGTTCTCTACCCAGCGGCTGCAAGAGAAGGACGTAAAGCCGGTCTATTCCAAAATCCTTCGCCATATCAACGAGACGATAGGTATTCCTGTCGACTACGTCTCATTCATCCGCTCCATTCCCAAGACAACAAGCGGCAAAGTGCAGCGTTTCAATCTCGTCGGATCATTCAAGAAGGGCGAATTTCAGGATAAGACGTATCCGGCCTCTTATTTTACCGCTGAAGCCAAACCGCTCGAACCGGAGAGAAAACCGGTCAGCGAAGCCGTTTCCGGAGCATTTGCGGAGAACATTCGGAAGATATGGGCGTCTGTCCTTAATAGACCGGTTGAAGCTATACCGTACGATGAGCCCTTCCTGTCTTTGGGAGGCACCTCGCTCAAAGCAATGCAGGTTCTGGGAGCTCTTGAGGATGAGCTGTCTATGGAGCTGACGCATGATCTGTTAATCAAATGCCGTACCGTGCGTGAAATGGACAAGTACCTTGCCGACTGGGTTAACTTAAAGGGCAGCCCGTCCGAAGGCCGGAAAGAGCAGTCCGCTTCAAATGGCGGGAAGTCCGGCGGGGGAGATATTGCCGTGATCGCGATGGCCTGCCGCTTCCCGGGGGCTTCAAGTCCGGAGGAGTTCTGGCACAACCTGGTGCAGGGAGAGCAGTCTATCGGCGAAGTACCTGGAAGCCATTGGAATATTGATGACTATTACAGTCCTTATCCGGAATTTGGCAAGACCTACTGCCGTACAGGGGGCTTCCTTGACAATCCCTACGGCTTCGACGCCGGCCTGTTTGGCATCTCCGAAGAAGAAGTGGCAGTGATGGACCCGCAGCAGCGGATGGTCCTGGAAATGACTTACGAACTGATCGAACGGGCGGGATATTCCCGGCAGCAAATGAGCGGCAAAAAGGTTGGATTATTTGTTGGTGCGGGAGGAAATTCCTATTTCGAATACCATCTGAGTACCTTGAACCGGATGAAGCTGCAGAGCTTTGACAGCTTCACCGTGCTCAGCAGTGAACAGCAAGAGCAGATTATGGAGGAGTGGAGACGGAAGCTGGGAATTACGGGCGACCATTCCAATCTGCTGGTCGATAATATTATCAATATGATTCCGGCGCGAACCTCGCAGGAATTCAATTTCAAAGGGCCAAGCATGGCCGTGGATACGGCGTGCTCGTCGTCGCTGGTTACCCTTCACCTTGCCGCCGATTCCATTCGCAGAGGAGAGTGCGAATCCGCGATAGCTGGGGGAATCTCGCTCCTGCTGACGCCTACCTCGTATCAATATTTCAGCAATGCCGGCGCTTTATCTACAAGTGGCCGCAGCAGCGTCTTTGATGCCGACGCCGACGGCTTCGTGCCCGGAGAAGGGGGCGGGCTTGTAATGCTCAAGCCCCTTGAACAAGCGCAAAGAGATGGAGATTCCATCCTGGCGGTTCTGAGGGCCAGTGAAATCAACAACGACGGCCACTCCATCGGTGTAATGGCTCCTAACCCTGACGGGCAAAGAGAGTTGATCGAGTCCCTCTATGTACGCAACGGGCTGAATCCGGCGGACATTCAGTATGTGGAAGCCCATGGAACGGGCACGAAAATCGGCGACCCGAGCGAAGTCAGAGCGCTGGATAAAGCCTTTAAGCGCTGGGGGCTTGCCGCGCAATCGATTGCCATTGGTTCGGTAAAATCCAATATCGGGCATCTGCTCAGCGCGGCGGGAATCGCCAGCTTTATCAAGATCGTCATGGCCCTGCGGAATAAAACGATGCCGCCGCAGGTGAATGTCGTTCAGCCGAATCCGATGCTGAAATTTGAGCAGACCCCTTTCTATCTGCTTCCTGAAGCGAGCGAATGGAAAGTGGCGGATGGAGCGGCCAGACGAGCGGCCATTAACTCCTTCGGCTTTGGCGGGACCAACAGCCATATGGTCGTTGAAGAGGCGCCGCAGGGACACACGGTAAGCAGGGAAGCGTATCCGGAGCGGCCGCAGCATGTCATCGGTCTGTCCGCTCATACTCATTCCGCACTAGAGCAAAAAAAGGCCGATCTTGCCGCCTTTCTGGAACAATCCGGGGAGTATTCGCTCGCGGAGATTTGCTATACGGAGAACGTGACGCGTACAGCGCTGCAGCACCGTTTCCATGCGGTAGCGGATTCGGCCGAGGACCTGATCGGCAAATTGAAGATCACTTCGCCGGAGCAGGCCCCGGCTCTGATTTCGCCGAAGATTGCGCTCATGTTTACCGGACAAGGTTCGCAATACGCGGGAATGGGCAGAGCTTTGTATGATCAACTTCCCGTCTTTCGTCAAATTGTGGACGAGTGCTCGGAAGCCTTTTATCCCTATTTGCAATTGAAGCTGACCGACTTGCTCTACGGCGCGGAGGCCGATAATCAAGTTCTAGCACAGACGAACATCACTCAACCGGCCGTCTTTACGATGGACTATGCCTTTGGCAGACTGCTGCTCGATTTGGGCATCCGGCCCGCTTACCTGCTCGGCCACAGCATCGGGGAATGGGCTGCCGCTTGTCTCGCGGGCGTCGTCAGCCTTGCGGATGCGGCAAGATTGGTAGCCGCAAGAGGCAAATTAATGAGTGAGCTGCCAGCAGCGGGAGCTATGGCTGCGGTATTTACTTCAGCCAGCAAACTTGATGCCTTGCTGCAGTCCTTTGAAGGTTCCTTGTGGGTCGCCGGATACAACGTTACGCATCAGGTTGTGTCCGGAACGGCGGAAGCGGTGGAAGCATTTATGTCCGCGCTGCAGACGCAGGGAATCGGAGCCAAGAGACTGAACGTTTCCCAAGCCTTTCACACGCCGCTGATGGAACCGATGCTGGAAGCGTTCAAGAAGGAGCTGGAAGCCACGGTGTTCCACGCTCCGCAAATTCCGGTCATTTCCAATGTGAGCGCCGAAGTCATTCAGGAGCCGCCTACGGCGCAGTATTGGATGCAGCATATTCTGGATGCCGTTAAGTTTGAGCAAAGCATAACTTACGCGATTGACCAGGAGGTTACGGTTCTGGTCGAATGCGGACCGGACGCTATCCTTGCCGGGATGGCCGGAGGCTTGCAGCACGCAAGCAAACCGCAGGTACTTCATACCCTTAGCCGCAAGAAGGAAAACTGGGAGACCTGGCTCGGTACGCTCGGGCAATTATTTTCACTTGGAGCCAAAATCAATTGGACGGCGATGGAACCCGATCATGTCTACCGTAAAGTGGAGCTCCCGGTCTATCCTTTTGAGCATAAAACATTCAAGCCGGACTTTGGAGCAGGCTCGGAAGCTTCTTATGCCGTAAGTGGCAGCGGCTTGTTCCATGAATGGCAGTGGAAGCCTGCGGCCCTTGAGAGCAACACCAAGATAAATGAAGGGGCCGTGCTCGTATGGAACGGCAACCTGGAGATCGGCGGGGAACTGGAGCGCCTAATGGACGCTGAACGTAACCCGGTTTACTATGTTGCCTCCGGCGATAAGTTTCACTTCGATGGCAAGCGCAGCTTTACCCTGCGGTCGGGTAATGCGGAGGATTATGCGGATTTATTGGAACAGCTGCCAAGCAAGCTATCGGTTGTTATCCATTTATCCAATTATCTGCAGGATGAGCTTCAGACTGAAAATCTGTTGAATGACAATAGCATAAATGAAAATTTCTACAGTCTGCTTCACTTTGGACAAGGAATAGTCCGCCATGGGCTCAGCCAGGTGCATCTTGTAGTCGTTACTAATAAAGCTTACAATCTGCTGGCAGATGCAGGCGGAGGCAATCCAAATCAAGCGGCGGTCGCTACACTGTGCCAGGTTATTGATCTGGAGAATGATGGAATTCAGGTTTCGGTAATCGATATGAACAAGGAGGAATATTCGTCAGACCGGGATTTTGTCAAAGCATTGACGACTGCCATGAAGCAGAAGGCCGATGAGGAGTCGATCGCGGCCATACGCGGCGGAGTGCGTTATGTGCGCACCTTGGAGAAAATGCCTGCGCCAGCCGTCGGAAAAGGGATTGAACTTCACGATGGGGAAACGTACCTGATCACTGGAGGCACTGGGCTCGTGGGAGGCCAAATTGCTCTGGCGCTTGCGCGGCAAGCCCGGATCAATGTCGTTCTTACCGGCAGAAGACAGCTTCCGCCCGATCATCGCCTCCTGCCGAAACTGGAAGAGCTGGGCGCTCAGGTTATGTATGCGGCCGTAGATGTTACGGATCAGGCCCAAATGGAGGAGCTGCTGCGTAAGATTCACGCCTCCTATGGCGCTTTGCACGGAGTCGTTCATGCCGCTGGACAACTGGAGTATACGCCTCATAAGCTGTTAAGCCGGAGTGTAAGCGATATTGACAGCGTTCTGGCTCCAAAATGGAAAGGTACCATTATTACGGACCTCGTAACCCGTAAGGAGCCGCTGCGATTCTTCGCGACCTTGTCTTCGGTTTCGGCCACCCGTAAAGCATGGGCCTCGGGTCTTGGTGATTATGCCGCAGCCAACGCTTTCTTAAATGGCTATAGTTCTTACCGGACAAAGGAGCAAGCTCCGGGGCGTTCCTTGTCGGTCAACTTCTCGCTCTGGTCGGATACGGGGGCGGGAACGGAGTTTGGAGATATTCTTGAGCTGACGCTTAGATCACAAGGGCTGAAACCGCTTGTTCATTCGAAAGCCGCCGATGCTTTCCTGCGAGCCTTGGGAACCGCCCGGCCTGATGTCATTCATATACTGGACCGGATAAAAAGTGAAGAGAAGAAGGAACGCTCCACCGTGCTTAATGCAGAGCGGCAGCCCGCAGCCTCCGATTCCAGTTCCCATTCGCTTGTTTATCGTTCGGCAAAAGAAATCCGGGAAATGGTGTATCGGACGATTGCCGAGCAACTGCAAATTCCTGTCAGCCATCTGGAGACGGGCAGGAATTTCATGGAACTTGGACTCGATTCGCTCGGGGCGGTTCAGGTTGTTTCCAAGCTCGGCAGCCTGTTTAATACCGAACTGTACCCGACGCTTATTTTTGAATACCAGACACCGGAAGAACTGTCCGCGCATATCGAAGAGGTGCTGACGGCGGGCCCAGTGAAAATAACGGCTCACGAAGAAATAACGGCTCACGAAGAGAATAAGAAATCCGAGGACAGCAGGAAGGATGAAAAACTGCAAGATATCGCCATTATCGGGATCGGTCTGCGCATACCTGGAGCGGGCAATCCGGAAGAATATTGGGAGCTGCTGCATAATGGCCGAAGCGCCATTCGCCCCGTCGATCCCGGAAGATGGTCCAAAGATGAGCATGTGAATACCGATTCATCTATGCTTCATACGACCTATACAAGCCGGGGAGGTTTTATCGACGCTCCGTACGACTTTGATCCGTTGTTCTTTGGAATGTCGCCGAAAGAAGCGGAGGCCACCGATCCCCAGCAGAGGATCTTCCTGCAGATTGCCTGGGAGGCCTTGCAGCAAGCGGGATATGGAGGGAAATACCGCACCCGTAAAATCGGCGTGTTCGCAGGCTGCGAGCAGAACACCTATATGGAGCACTTCGCCAATTACCGTTCCTATATGCTGATTAAAGACCGTTTGGTGAACAGCCCCGCCTTCAACCGGATGCATCCCGAAGAACGGCGGGAAATTCTCGCCGGCATTTCCGGCGTGCTGGAGCCGGCCCGCCTCGTTGCCGATACGGTCGCCGGCAATGGTCTGAATGAGGTGGCGGCGCGGGTAAGCCACTGCTTGAATTTGACAGGACCCAGTCTGATCGTCAATTCCGCCTGCTCCTCTTCTCTGGTAGCGATTCACATGGCCTGCGAAAGCCTGCGCACCGGGGAATCGGAAATGGCCATTGCGGGGGGCGTGAACCTGAACTTAAGCCCGACGCCGTTTGTCTCCCTCAGCCGGGTGACCGCGTTGTCGCCGACAGGAGACTGCTATCCATTTGACCAGAGAGCTAACGGAATGGTGCTGGGTGAAGGGGCTGGAGCCGTACTTCTTAAGCCGCTTGAAGCCGCGCTAAGAGACGGCGATTACATCCATGCGGTCATCAAAGGCTCGGCCATTAACAACGACGGCCGCTCCCAGGGAATTACGGCGCCAAGGCCGCAAGGCCAGGCCGAGGTAATCAGGGAAGCGTTCCGGCGGACGGGAATTCATCCCGAAACGATTTCTTATGTCGAAACGCACGGCACGGCTACGCCGCTGGGGGACCCTATTGAAATTGAGGGAATGACTCAGGCGTTCGGCACCTTTACGGACAAGAGGCAGTTTTGCGGAATCGGTTCGGTCAAATCTTCGGTAGGCCACATGCTTTCCGCCGCCGGGGTAACGAGTTTGATTAAGGTGGTTCTTGCGATGAAGCATCAAACGCTGCCGCATACGCTGAATTATGAGCAGCCGAATCCGAATATTGATTTTGCGCACTCCCCATTCTACGTGGTCGATAAATATCCAAGACCCTGGAAGGCGGAAGGAAACACTCCGCTCAGGGCCAGCGTCAATGCCTTCGGATTCGGCGGCACCAACGCCCATGTTATTTTGGAGCAAGCGCCGCAGACTTCGGATGTTCTCCCTACCTCGGCGGACAACGGGCCTCATCTGCTGATGCTTACAGGCAGAAATGAACAAGGTATCCGGGCCGTCGCCGGAAATCTCAGAGCGCATCTTGAGAAGCATGCGGAGGTTAGTCTAGCTTCAGTATGCTGCACAATGAATCTTTCACAGAAAGAAATGTCCATCAAAGCGGCGGCCGTGATTAAATCCCGGGAGCATTTGACGAGCGTTCTTTCTGCGGTTGAAAATGGCGAGTCTTTTGCGGAAATTAGCAGAGGACGTTCCAATCCAAGCCGAACGGCAGCGGTCCATCTTATGCTGGACGGTAGAGCAGCCGTGAGCGGCAGCGAACTGGAAGTGCTTAGCTCCCGGTTCCCAGCCTTTGGCTCTGCCTATGTTACGGCGAAGCAAGAAATAAAGGATGCTGGGGCGGAGCTAGAAAGCTTTGCTGTTCAATATGCGACTGGCAAGCTGCTGCATGAATTAGGAATTCGTCCTGTCGGAATTTTTGCCGAGGGATCAGGTATACTCGCGGCGCTCGTTCTCACGGGCCAAATTCCGCTGCGGCAAGCCGCATTATTCATCCAGGACGGAAGCGGGCAATCCATGGAGACAACAGACGATGCCCAGGAATTTTTGAAATGCCCGGTGGTAACACCTTCAGGAGTGATAGACCGCCATCACACTCTCGAACTGTGGCCTTTCATTAAGAATGCTGCTCGGAATAAATTAGCCGAACAAGATTTTACGGATGCCTTGGGTGTGGGAGAAACGCTGCTTTATTGCGGAAGCCATTTTGTCAACTTGCCGATTAGTCATCGCGATAACTTGCAGACCGTTAACCTCGCCTTGGATTTGGACGCTGCGGAGAACCTTTTGCAAAGCTTGGCCAAGCTGTATGTCCTTGGAGTTCCCTTTGACCCGTCAGGACTCTTTGATCCTCATGAGAAAAAGGTTCTCTTGCCGACCTATCCGTTCGCTAATGAGACCTACAAGGTTTCATACGAACAAGAGACAGAAATACTGGAAACAGTTGTTAACCCGTATAAGGAAGCAGTCCAAAAGCCGGGGCTCAAAAAAATCGAGGTATAA